The nucleotide sequence GTTTACTTTTAACCCCGAGCATAAATGAAAACATTCAAGTCTTTTTCCTTCCACTCATTCCCTCCACTCTACATGTATTGGGTTTTACCCGGCGGAGGCTTGTTCCAGTTCCGCCCAACAGAGGCTTTGGGCTCGTATCAAGTCCATAGTCCACCCAAATCAACCAATGGCACTCTTTTTTTTATCtttggaatattggattttaatgatcccaactattcgtcgttggccgcTAACAATCTacacttaaaaaataaccactgaCAATTCCAACTATTAACAGATTGACCTCCAATGgacctgactaacagaaccctaacaccACTAGTCTTCGGTTACaggaaaaacgtttttttttttttttttttttccaaaaaaaggTTCTTAAAGGGCCGGTTTAAGGTTAAAAAGAGGTTTGTGACGAAAAtattgagttttccggccaaaaagttgagttttccagCCAAAAAGAAGTATTATGGCGAAAAGGAGTTTTCCGACGACCTCAATAACTGGAtcttttactagaaaaaggtttctaaaggtccgtaataaggttacaaagagatttgggacgaaaatgttgagttttctggtaaaaaaggagttttccggccaaaaacggTTTTCCCGGCAACAAGAGACTAACgccgttagggttctgttagtcatgGTCCATTTGAGACCGGtatgttaatattttttatgttggATTGTTGGAGGTCAATGatgaatagttgagattattaaaattcaatattCATTCATTTTACAGGATataggtaaggttgtctacatcttacttTTCACGAACCAACCGCCCCCTTAATTCTTTCATAAGGTCCGCAAACTGTATCCACTCCAATGTGGACCTGGGCCCACGTAACCAAGCCCATGCCGAAACATTTCCATCTTCTAGTCTGTCTCTTATACACCTTCTCCTAACCAGCTGTCCAACCGTCTACCTAGAAGTAAACATTATTTCCAGCTCCCACTTCAGCCACTATATGATCTTTTAGTGATAAATTGAAGGCTGGGAAAACTTTTTCTATTGACACCATATCTTCCCATACGCCACtacttttgtttttttgttttttgctGGAATAGACTCAACCGCTATCGAACTTATATGAACCGATTTGACCACTTTAGTCCAAAGTGCTGATAGATTTTCATTAAATTTCCACCACCACTTTGCTAAAAGTGTCAAATTTGCATTCCGAATATCCCCACCCCCAAATCTGCATACTTTCTTTGGAACCGTCATCCTACGCCATGCTATCAATCGTATTTTGCTTCTCCCGCCTTTCTTACCCCATATGAAGTCTCTCCTTACTGCCTCAGGATTATAACCTTTTTGGCGCCAAGAACAAAGACAAATGATAATAATTCGACAATGCACCCAACACCGCTTTTGCTAATACTATTCTACCTGCAAAGTATAGACATCGGGCCGTCCAATAGGATAGCTTAGCATTAAAACAGTCCAAAATATGTTTCCAATGTTTCACAAGTTTCATATTTGCCCCAACTGGCATCCCAAGAAACGAGAATGGTAGCTCCCGACATTACTATTTATTTTATACGCCATGTTCTCCACTTTTATCTCACCAACCCACACTCCAAATAAGTTTGATTTTGCCAAGTTTACTTTTAACCCCGAGCATAAATGAAAACATTCAAGTCTTTTTCCTTCCACTCATTCCCTCCACTCTACATGTATTGGGTTTTACCCGGCGGAGGCTTGTTCCAGTTCGGCCCAACAGAGGCTTTGGGCTCGTATCAACTCCATAGTCCACCCAAATCAACCAATgacacttttttttttatttttggaatattggattttaatgaTCCCAACTATTCGTCATTGGCCGCTAACAATCCacacttaaaaaataaccactgaCAATCCCAACTATTAACAGATTGACCTCCAATGGACCtcactaacagaaccctaacaccACTAGTCTTCGGTTACAGGAAAaacgttttatttttttttatttttatttttatttttttgccaAAAAAAGGTTCTTAAAGGTCCGGTTTAAGGTTAAAAAGAGGTTTgtgacgaaaatgttgagttttccggccaaaaagttgagttttccagCCAAAAAGAAGTATTATGGCGAAAAGGAGTTTTCCGACGACCTCAATAACTGGAGcttttagtagaaaaaggtttctaaaggtccgTAATAAGGCTACAAAGAGatttgggacgaaaatgttgagttttctggtaaaaaaggagttttccggccaaaaacagTTTTTCCGGCAACAAGAGACTAACgccgttagggttctgttagtcatgGTCCATTTGAGACCGGtatgttaatattttttatgttgagATTGTTGGAGGTCAACGatgaatagttgagattattaaaattcaatattCATTCATTTTACAGGATataggtaaggttgtctacatcttacttTTCACGAACCAACCGCCCCCTTAATTCTTTCATAAGGTCCGCAAACTGTATCCACTCCAATGTGGACCTGGGCCCACGTAACCAAGCCCATGCCCAAACATTTCCATCTTCTAGTCTGTCTCTTATACACCTTCTCCTAACCAGCTGTCCAACCGTCTACCCATAAGTAAACATTATTTCCAGCTCCCACTTCAGCCACTATATGATCTTTTAGTGATAAATTGAAGGCTGAGAAAACTTTTTCTATTGACACCATATCTTCCCATACGCCACtacttttgtttttttgttttttgctGGAATAAACTGAACCGCAATCGAACTTATGTGAACCGATTTGACCACTTTAGTCCAAAGTGCTAATAGATTTTCATTAAATTTCCACCACCACTTTGCTAAAAGTGTCAAATTTGCATTCCGAATATCCCCACCCCCAAATCTGCATACTTTCTTTGGAACCGTCATCCTACGCCATGCTATCAATCGTATTTTGCTTCTCCCACCTTTCTTACCCTATACGAAGTCTCTCCTTACTGCCTCAGGATTATAACCTTTTTGGCGCCAAGAACAAAGACAAATGATAATAATTCGACAATGCACCCAACACCGCTTTTGCTAATACTATTATACCTGCAAAGTATAGACATCGGGCCTTCCAATAGGATAGCTTAGCATTAAAACGGTCCACAATATGTTTTCAATGTTTCACAAGTTTCATATTTGCCCCAACTGGCATCCCAAGAAACGAGAATGGTAGCTCCCGACATTACTATTTATGTTATACGCCATGTTCTCCACTTCTATCTCACCAACCCACACTCCATAAATGAAAACATTCAAGTCTTTTTCCTTCCACTCATTCCCTCCACTCTACATGTATTGGGCTTTACCCGGCGGAGGCTTGTTCCAGTTCGGCCCAACAGAGGCTTTGGGCTCGTATCAAGTCCATAGTCCACCCAAATCAACCAATGGCactctttttttatttttggaatattggattttaatgatcccaactattcgtcgttggccgcTAACAATCCacacttaaaaaataaccactgaCAATCCCAACTATTAACAGATTGACCTCCAATGgacctgactaacagaaccctaacaccATTAGTCTTCGGTTACAagaaaaacgtttttttttttttttttttttttttgtgccaAAAAAGGTTCTTAAAGGTCCGGTTTAAGGTTAAAAAGAGGTTTGTGACGAAAATGTtgtgttttccggccaaaaagttgagttttccagCCAAAAAGAAGTATTATGGCGAAAAGGAGTTTTCCGACGACCTCAATAACTGGAGCTTTTACTAGAAAACGGTTTCTAAAGGTCCGTAATAAAGTTACAAAGAGatttgggacgaaaatgttgaggtTTCTGGTAAAAAaggagttttccggccaaaaacggTTTTTCCGGCAACAAGAGACTAACgtcgttagggttctgttagtcatgGTCCATTTGAGACCGGtatgttaatattttttatgttgagATTGTTGGCGGTCAACGatgaatagttgagattattaaaattcaatattCATTCATTTTACAGGATataggtaaggttgtctacatcttacttTTCTTAAAACCTATCTTAGTTTTGCTATTGGTCGAATTTCCTGAGTATGATGTTGGTGATGAttcatttatttttaaacttttaAGGCATGTTTGGCTAATCTTTTTGAAACaattattgacttattggcttttttcAAAAGTCTTAAGCTACAAAATGATATTTGGCAATGACGGTGTATATGAGGggaaaagtgatttttttttctaaaaagtcattcaatactgacttttccaaaaagtcaaTAAAAAGTTTTATAAGCACTCTCAAACACCACCTTAGTTAAAACACAACTTAAAGGATTAATTAAAGGATCAATTAGTCAAAGCCCGTTATATACTCTTattaaatcaaatcaaatcaattctaaaaaaaataataataaacgaTCAAAACATATATTCTAAAAAATAaaggaaaatatatattctaaaattttgttaaaaaatatattctagaaaaataaatgaaaatattatTGTGTGATGTATGAACCCTTCAGGTATACAAACTAAAACCCTAGGCTCCCTTCCGGCAAGTGCGGAGCAAAGTCGGTCCCGTTAAAAccaccatcttcatcatcatcatatttcGCCACCGATGGATATCGATTTCGGCGACCTCGATGCTCCATCCAAGGCTCCGGCTCCGAAAGCGGGGAAGTTCGCCCCTAAAAACTCCAAGTTTAAACCCGTCGCTAAACCCAAAACCGAACCCGAGCCATCCGAAATCAAACCCATAACCGTTCCTAAAGTGGAGCTTGATGATGACACGCCCATGCCGCCCTCAAAGCCTGAAATTGATCCACCTGTTCATAGTGAAACTAACGGTAACGAAACCAATGGTAGTGTGAAAAACGATACTGATGATATGGAACTAGATGATAAtcaagaagaagaaggagaagatAAAGTTGTTCGAGAAATTGATGTTTTCTTTACTTCTAATCATGCTAATTCTAAGGTTAATATCCACAATTTTATTATTTCTATTACTGTAACTATTAGAATTTGCAAATTAAGTAGTTAGGGTTTCAGTTTACATTCGTTATGATAAGAGGCATTAATTGGTGTGATCTACTGTGTTTTGCAGCTATATGTTTTGCAGTATCCTTTGAGGCCGCATTGGCGCCCTTACGAGCTAGATGACAGGTGTTCGGAGGTATGTGTTCGATGCTTATTGTATTTATAGGTTAAAAGATGTTGAATAATTTAATTTTTGTAGGTTAGAGTGAAACCGAAGACTGCTGAGATGGAGCTTGATATGTCTGTTCAAGCGGATTCGGAGAATTTTGATACTGATGTTGATCTTGACAAAGTAATGCGGAAGCAGGTCTGTTTTTGTTTTGTGGATCTGTTTTTGTGTCTTCATAGTTCTGTAACTTCTTTTGTAAATTGTAATATGATGTTTTCTTATATATTTAGGTATTGTCGACTGCGTGGAGGCCGCCGGTAGCAAATGGTTACGCTGTAGGGATTCTGATTCGTAACGAGGTGTGTGTTTTGCGTTTTCTGATCACGTTTACCTTTTTATGACAAGATTAGAACTTAGAAGAATTTTGCACGTAAGTAGTTTAGCCGTTTAATGAAAGTTGCATATTTCTGTAATGATGGAGTTGCTGGTTTCACAATTCTTTTGCAGTTATACCTCAAACCCGTTGATGCAGTTGTGCAGCTACGGCCTTCAATGCAACATCTTAAGCATCGGACCACAGCTATGGATGAGGAGGTTGTCAAGAAAGAAAAATCTGTAAAGCAAGTCAAGAAACAGGTTTAGTATCACCTTGATTTTTTAGGATTATGCAATGTGTTGTTTCTTGTGTTGTCGGTGTCTTTTATAATCAAGGAGCAGGGGTAAATCATTAATGCTAGTCAATAACCGACAAATTGAGGTCTCCTCTGTTATATTATAGTTATAATTATGACATCATATGATAGTATGTTGAATAGTACCCTTTTTTTGTTGAAAGTCGCATTCCGTTGCCTTTTTCTATTTTAACTTTTTACAACACGCTGTACCTAAGATATGATGATTTCAAACCCAAATCATATCATATGTACCTAAGATAGATATACCATTTACAAAGGTGTATGTTACTATTTTTTTAAATGAAAGAATAACAGACTAAATGTGTTAATGTATTGCTCTATCTTTAACCAAAAACCGAGTGAGTTTCTGGTTTATATGATGTTTTACTTATTCAGGGTAAGCCACCAGTAGCTGTAACTGAGCAAAACACCGATGCTACACCTGAAGAGGTATTAGACCTTTCATGTTGTTTGTTTAGCCTCAAtagtttaaatataattttacTTCATGTTGGTGTCTTATCTTTTTCAGCAGTGGATTCCTCTCAAGTACCATGGAGAAACGAGTCCGTTGTCATATCGATACATGGAAAATATGGTTGCACGACAAGATTGTCACATACAATTTTCCATGAATCAGTATGTCACCGTATTGAATTTAGTCAATTTCCATCATTTAAGAATGCGCGTATCACTTACGGTTTGCTCTTTGTTATGTTGGTTGCAGGTCTGATTATATTGACTCCTTGTGTCCTGCAACAAGTGGCAAACCCAGACCTAAAGGGTCATCTCTAAGGTGTATATTTTGTTCCTTATATTGTTATGCTTGTTATTGCTGTCATTACAGTACCGCCGGTACGTAACGCACACATACACCCATTATAGTTATTGCCATTTCTTGGTTGATTTTGTTTCAGCGCATTGCTCAAACTTCCACTTGAAGAGCGTTTTAAGAGACGCCTTGTTGAGGTTAGTGTAAATTATGTCTGCTTCTGGATATGCATTTCGCCAAAGTTTTTGTTAAATAGTTAGCTTCCAATTCTACCCTTACAATACAAATAGTTTTAGAAATATACATATACTGCAGTTTGATGGTAGGAGACAATTGAGGGCAGACTGTGAAACATTATCTCTATATAAAAGAAGAGAAGTTGAATAGTGTCAATATGCTAACATGAGCCTTAGGGGCTTTGCTaacttgagtttttttttttttaagtttagtgGGAGGCTTTGCTTACTTGAGGTTTTTTTGGTGTGTTTAGTGCTTTGCTAACTTGTGCCTATTTTTTTAAAGAACTAAACCAATAGCATTACGAAAAAACACTTTTAACTTCCGAAAAATTTAAAACGAACTGAACACGCGCAGATACCCTTTTAGACatgttttttaactttttttttcgtTTGCTATAAAGAGTGCACCGAAACCGACCAAGTTCCTATCGTTTTCTTTTACGTTTACCTTTGTTGTTTACCTTAttgttttatctttttttttttattattattttgatgtttAGAGAAGAGCCACGACGCAAATAGCATTATCACATTTTGATATCATTTTTGTTTGATTTTATGAATTTATTCATCGGTTATCTTGGTGTGCGATACGTTGGCAGCAAATTCCAATAGCGTCCCGGTGCAACGCGCGGGTGACTACGACCCTAGTGACTAATTATTTTAGAAGTGAACATTGACATTTATAGTTTCATTTAcctggattaggatcaaatacaaaggatcctaattgtaagaagtgtaagaaggatttatagagtgacaagtgtccaataacctaaaaaaacccactacacaaaaaaacccactacaaaaaaaaaaaaaaaaaaaaaccttaaacatccaccaccaccaaaaacctaaacccccccccccccaacacacacatcacccaccctaaaaaaatatatatatatatatatatatatatatatatatatttttttttgccgagggggtggggggtgggtgtttagttttttttagattttttttttaggtttttgtggggtggggggggggttaggtttttttgggggggggggttaggttttttgggggtttttttgtgaggtatagttttttttttgttttttttttttttttgccggggggttgggggggggggtttaggttttttggttgtgtgtgtgtgtgtggggggggggggggttaggtttttgggtggtgggggggggtgggtgtttaggtttttggtggtgatgtagtgggtttagttttaggttattagacacttgtcactctataaatccttcttacacttcttacaattagaagactttgtagaataacttgaccctcgTTTACGTTATGATTTTTCAACAGGGGCCTACAGCAAATCGATATACTGCTCTTAAACACATAGCTCCAGATGCTAGTGATGAAGATATTTTCAAAGTCCTGAAGGAGCATGCCGTTTTGGTTCAAGGATGGTGGGTTGCAAAACCTAAATTGAAGTTTTCGACTGCCGGTGGAAAGGATCTTTTACTCAGAAATTATGCATTGCTTCAGTTAAGCAGAAATCCTATTTTTCAAGAAGGGAAGCTACCGAGACAAACCGGACTCAGCGAACTTGTGAAAGTCGTATTGGATGAGTATGCTGCAAGACGAGAGTCCTTCAGGGATTGGAAGTTTAGAGAGTGTCCCGATGAGTCGTTTATTAAAAATTATCCCGACATTGTTAAGGATCAGAAGGAAAATTGGGATCGTGTGGAGCCAGAGATAATGGCACGTTTATATCCAAAGAACCTGAAAACTAATATCGGTGATAGGCGTCCTTTAGCGTCAAATAGTACTAACGCTGTTGCACCAAAAACCGCAACTGTACCACCTTCTAAACCTGTAATTCAAGATGAAACTCGAGAAGTATTACCCAAGGCCCTTCAGAAACTTTTCCACGCTTACAAGGTTTGCAGGTGTGTTTTCATCGCAATTTAATATTTAATGTATTAACTAGTAAATTTCAACCGCGCATTGATGCGGCGTCAAGACGTAAAGTAATGCGAATTTTTATTGTCTAATGAAAACGTACTATATTTGATCTGACTCgtttccgaacaaaatttacgtcaaaacgtagatcaactgaaaacgtacataaaaataagcacgaaatgttttatatttgacccgacttacTTCCTAAAAGAACTACGTTGAAACGTAAGAAAATAGTGTCTTTTAAGTTAAAGGATGGTACCGTGTTGCGGGGACgtcgaaacgtaaagtaacttgaatttataccatcCATtggaaacatattatatttgaccaacTCGTTTCCAAACGGCATTTacatcaaaacgtagaccaactgaaaacgtacataaaaatgtgcgtgaaaacgtattatatttgacctgacaaaatttacgtcgaaatgtaaaccaacttgaatttatacacACGTGCATGTATACAAATAAGCACTTAAAActcgaggggggggggggggtcaaaaTGACGTTTTATGAAGTTTTTAAAAAGTTAAGGGGGTGTAACTGTAAAAACTGAAAGTTAAGGgttcaaagtaaaaaaaaaaagactaaaatcaacaaagaaaaaaaagagaCTGTAGCTCCGATGTGACGGAGCTATAGTAACCCAATTTGTtctttaataatatttataatataattatttttctaaaaTGTATAAGAATGTGTTTGTGAGCATCATTTACTTTAGTATGCAAGTATAAGAAAATGGTTCATTTTCTTTGATATTACAACTATAGAAGTCATTCGTATGAAACTTTTATTTTGCCGGATTGTTTTTAATGATGTCAGCATCAACCAAATACGCCAACGATTGCGTGACATGGCAACAGCAGTTTCTCAAGAGACACGGAAGAACCCCCGAGAAGTCAAAGATGCAGTTGCTGCAGCAGATGCACCTCTGGAAGAGCTTCAAAGAATCTTAACTCAAATTGCTGTTAACATACATGGATCTTTTGTTCTAAAATCATCACCCGATCATCCTCAATACGATGaattgaggtttttttttttttttttttttttttttttttttttttttctaacttcCGTCAATAAACATTATTCGGTTTTGTCATGATTAGGTGTGATTAAATTTTCTTATATTTTTTCTCTATACTAGGAAAATTGTCATAGACCTTTTTTTAGCTGAAGGGCCTGGAGGGAAGCTCAAGAAGGCCAAAATTTCTGCTGCTGTCAAGGAGCAGCTGAAAAGAGATATGACTAATAATGAGTATCAAAAGGTGATATTTTTTCgtgtgagttttttttttttattatttttatttttttgcttGGCTTATTTGAGTTGATGTTAAGCTATTGATGATGGAAACGCTTTGCTCTTTGCTtcttgtgtttttaaatttcagGTTTTGAGTGAACTATGCGTTTCACAAAGTACTGGATGGGTTTTGAAGAGTGGGGACAGTCCAACATAAATGTCTATGTTTCCCATCTTGAAAGGTACAAATCATGTGACTAATCTGGCATCACATCCCAAAACATTGATTGTTTCTTTTCTGTGTTTCCAGTTGGCGGGACTGCATCCATTTGAGCAAGTTGTCGCTGGTGCATTGCGTTATCTGTTACAGGATTTATCGGGAAATGAGTAAATATGGTTTATCAAACTTGCCACCATAGAGCTAGTAACAACAGGTTGTTTCATCTTTTTAGTACATTCTGTTGGTAGATATTAACTCCTTTCTGTCAAGGTTACTCGTTTTAggaaaataacaaaaacaattcTATTGTTCATGCTTTCTTATACTCAGCTTGTTGCTTTTCATTTACATGTTTGATAGCCCGAATGTGTGGTTGACCGGTTGATAGTATTTTCTTTCGATGGCCTGTTATTCTTGTTTTGGTACACTTAAGCTCTAAATCGAAATGGTCTCAACTTGTAAGAGGATGAGGTGATAACATCGCACTTTATGCCTTTATGGTATGGCTTTTAACACATTTTTGTCTGGAGTGAAGTTTTATTGCAGTTATGTTCGCAAGCAACCTTTAGTAGTTTTGCTTCTGTTTTAATGTTTTGCTATTGATGTGATTTTTAATGGGTTCTAAGCATTATTGTCTTCATCTATAGTTCAACATTACTGTCAATCTAATTTGATGTTAATCAGAAGCGCTTGGTTATATTATGAACATATATATTGTCGAGGGAGTTAAAAGTATGTTTTCTACTCTCTATTTATGCATTTAGCTAAAAGTATGTTTTCTACTCTCtatgagttaaatgcttggttggtccctgtggtttgcaaaaattgcagacttggtcttggtggtttactaattacacgcgtggtcccaaaagttgtcaaaaatgcactcggttggtcccctgacttaacctctgttaaatttctcagttaactatgtgtgaaatgactatattacccctGAAAgccaatcatcttcttcaaccttTAACACCCACCCCTCCTCTGTTGCAACTTTATGGAAAATCAATTGTCCCCTTTTAAATTGTTTTCTTCAAGTGACTTTGGGTCAAAAATAAATTATTCGACTAAAGTTATTAAATGAGAAACAACAGCCCTTCTTCGAATTCTTTTCTAACTTTGATTTGGAAACAATCAAGAACATAAAATTTAGAAGAACAATGATTTATAGGATATGAAACCAGAAACAACAGGGTTTCTTTTACTAATTGTGATCCGAATGAAAACAATCAACCTCGTTCAACTGGTTTCTCTCTTCAACACCAATGTTTCAAGAAAAAAATAAACCCGTAtgcgaacacgaacaaaaacttGGTCGCCGGTTTCAATTTATTCAACCAAAAAGTTCAGAACAAGATAACAGCCTTCTGCCTTTGACTTCTTGAATTCGCAATTGACCCTTTTGGAATTGTAACAACCCTTTGCCTTCTTAATTTTTCAAACTCTTGGTTCTGAATCGATCTAATTTTGAATCAACTTCTTTTCGTTTCTGATTCTTCGATTTCTTCAAGACGATCCATTTTCAAAAGGCCAGATGCTGGTGTTGACCAGATAATAAATCGATATAATTTCAAGACTTAATTTTTCGAACTCTTGTTTCTATCGACCAGAGAAAATGTGATACAGGTGTCGTGGAAAAGGGTAGGGCTGCCGGTGGTCTGCGGCGGTTATTCAGAGTGGTGAAGGTGTGTGAAAGGTGGTGCAGGTGACAGCCGGCGGTTGAAGACGATGGCCGGTGTCGATGAGGGCTTCAGGTTGGAGTCGGAGATGGCTGAGGGCGGTGGTGGTCGGAAGAGATGGGCGGCGGAGAAGGGAAATCTGAACCGGCGACGTGGATGAGTCCGGCGGTTGATGTGTGGAAGAAGGATTAGAGATGGAGGCTGAGAAGATGGAACAGAGGAGGGGGTGGGTGttggttgaagaagatgatttggCTTTCaggggtaatatagtcatttcatacatagttaactgagaaatttaacagaggttaggtcaggggaccaaccgagtgcatttttgacaacttttgggaccacgcgtgtaattagtaaaccaccaggaccaagtctgcaattttttcaaaccacagggaccaaccaagcatttaactcacTCTCTATTTATGCATTTAGGTATATGTGATCACGGATGATAGACTATCAGTGTACTTATGTATGTATTAACGGGTTATGTTTTCTACTCTCTATTTATGCATGACGGATCACAGACTATGAGTAtatgatgaaacagtggttaaccaagggtggttaattcactggtctcgtcaagtagggttaatcccttctttccgaggatcggtgACTGGATCGTCCGCTTGAtctgtctcctgcacaaggaaacacatagtgactcgtaacaaggaggatggggagggggggggggtgctccttgttaccattCTTCGGCgggagaatcagtaatttgcttgagagcaaagtgtgtgatagtagtatGAGTGAGAGAGTTTGATAAG is from Helianthus annuus cultivar XRQ/B chromosome 9, HanXRQr2.0-SUNRISE, whole genome shotgun sequence and encodes:
- the LOC110878944 gene encoding DNA-directed RNA polymerase III subunit RPC5 isoform X2, with translation MDIDFGDLDAPSKAPAPKAGKFAPKNSKFKPVAKPKTEPEPSEIKPITVPKVELDDDTPMPPSKPEIDPPVHSETNGNETNGSVKNDTDDMELDDNQEEEGEDKVVREIDVFFTSNHANSKLYVLQYPLRPHWRPYELDDRCSEVRVKPKTAEMELDMSVQADSENFDTDVDLDKVMRKQVLSTAWRPPVANGYAVGILIRNELYLKPVDAVVQLRPSMQHLKHRTTAMDEEVVKKEKSVKQVKKQGKPPVAVTEQNTDATPEEWIPLKYHGETSPLSYRYMENMVARQDCHIQFSMNQSDYIDSLCPATSGKPRPKGSSLSALLKLPLEERFKRRLVEGPTANRYTALKHIAPDASDEDIFKVLKEHAVLVQGWWVAKPKLKFSTAGGKDLLLRNYALLQLSRNPIFQEGKLPRQTGLSELVKVVLDEYAARRESFRDWKFRECPDESFIKNYPDIVKDQKENWDRVEPEIMARLYPKNLKTNIGDRRPLASNSTNAVAPKTATVPPSKPVIQDETREVLPKALQKLFHAYKVCSINQIRQRLRDMATAVSQETRKNPREVKDAVAAADAPLEELQRILTQIAVNIHGSFVLKSSPDHPQYDELRKIVIDLFLAEGPGGKLKKAKISAAVKEQLKRDMTNNEYQKVLSELCVSQSTGWVLKSGDSPT
- the LOC110878944 gene encoding DNA-directed RNA polymerase III subunit RPC5 isoform X1 produces the protein MDIDFGDLDAPSKAPAPKAGKFAPKNSKFKPVAKPKTEPEPSEIKPITVPKVELDDDTPMPPSKPEIDPPVHSETNGNETNGSVKNDTDDMELDDNQEEEGEDKVVREIDVFFTSNHANSKLYVLQYPLRPHWRPYELDDRCSEVRVKPKTAEMELDMSVQADSENFDTDVDLDKVMRKQVLSTAWRPPVANGYAVGILIRNELYLKPVDAVVQLRPSMQHLKHRTTAMDEEVVKKEKSVKQVKKQGKPPVAVTEQNTDATPEEQWIPLKYHGETSPLSYRYMENMVARQDCHIQFSMNQSDYIDSLCPATSGKPRPKGSSLSALLKLPLEERFKRRLVEGPTANRYTALKHIAPDASDEDIFKVLKEHAVLVQGWWVAKPKLKFSTAGGKDLLLRNYALLQLSRNPIFQEGKLPRQTGLSELVKVVLDEYAARRESFRDWKFRECPDESFIKNYPDIVKDQKENWDRVEPEIMARLYPKNLKTNIGDRRPLASNSTNAVAPKTATVPPSKPVIQDETREVLPKALQKLFHAYKVCSINQIRQRLRDMATAVSQETRKNPREVKDAVAAADAPLEELQRILTQIAVNIHGSFVLKSSPDHPQYDELRKIVIDLFLAEGPGGKLKKAKISAAVKEQLKRDMTNNEYQKVLSELCVSQSTGWVLKSGDSPT